Proteins from one Malaya genurostris strain Urasoe2022 chromosome 2, Malgen_1.1, whole genome shotgun sequence genomic window:
- the LOC131427621 gene encoding thrombin-like enzyme acutobin, translating to MTAIAVTLLLFIFVIFVSSNQTSLIRRTRIISSGRKLQDGEVEAEGEYGGVTASVDEFPYMVSLQYFHLDKYHHYCGGTLLTIRWVLTAAQCDPVSRGLYNVFLTAGEYYLDKEDDGEQVRRLVRFIVNQSNNRKKSVDNIALAFPETPFKRTIHVIPIGVTKRSIPTGSYVGIPGWGSISDGRLSIYRRLMKVFLPTISPLACQRHLNASALSAICILETNMADYGQLERSFCSVDMGSPAVVLGSEAKPTLMGIVSWTPDNCLDPTVPIVLAKLKDFQKWIHRETVGLKQLSRSEMINRQSAVTAHGLISIPSLDMIIILLVIFSTFVR from the exons ATGACAGCCATTGCGGTAACACTGCTTCTattcatttttgtcattttcgtctcctCGAACCAAACTTCTTTAATTCGTCGTACGCGAATAATCTCCAGTGGAAGGAAATTACAGGACGGTGAGGTTGAGGCAGAAGGTGAATACGGTGGAGTCACGGCATCCGTCGATGAGTTCCCGTATATGGTGTCACTTCAATACTTTCATCTGGACAAATATCACCATTATTGCGGAGGAACTCTGCTGACCATCCGCTGGGTCCTAACAGCAGCTCAGTGTGATCCTGTCAGTCGAGGATTGTACAACGTTTTTTTGACTGCTGGAGAATACTATTTGGATAAGGAAGATGACGGAGAGCAGGTTCGCAGATTAGTGCGGTTTATTGTTAATCAAAGCAACAATAGGAAGAAAAGTGTTGACAATATAGCACTAGCTTTCCCAGAAACTCCTTTCAAACGGACAATTCATGTGATACCGATCGGTGTGACAAAACGAAGTATACCAACTGGTAGTTATGTAGGAATTCCAGGTTGGGGAAGCATCTCGGATGGCCGTTTGTCTATTTACAGAAGATTGATG AAGGTATTTTTACCAACCATTTCGCCACTTGCCTGCCAAAGACATCTGAATGCCTCAGCACTGTCAGCGATTTGTATACTCGAAACCAACATGGCCGACTATGGTCAGCTTGAGCGCAGTTTCTGCTCCGTAGACATGGGAAGCCCAGCTGTGGTACTCGGCAGTGAGGCCAAGCCTACTTTGATGGGAATAGTTTCTTGGACACCTGACAACTGTCTAGATCCTACCGTTCCAATAGTCTTAGCAAAGCTTAAGGATTTTCAGAAATGGATACACAGAGAAACCGTCGGCCTAAAGCAGCTCAGTCGTAGTGAAATGATCAATAGACAGTCCGCAGTCACAGCTCACGGTTTAATTTCCATTCCGTCCCTCGATATGATTATCATTCTGTTGGtgatattttcaacatttgTTCGATGA